The following proteins are encoded in a genomic region of Phycisphaerales bacterium:
- a CDS encoding GC-type dockerin domain-anchored protein, with the protein MGRPIAILPSIACLVLISGSAFAQCDIERLTPPVGPNGGDFGNRVAFHGESILIADRSAATLCPVVFGCGTGAVYFFQLVAGQWERVQRILPDDVQAGDFYGSSMDLRDDRLIVGSSRADLAGPETGGAYIYDFDGAQWVETGRIPSPRPRAFAGFGRQVVIEGGVALVQQGGTLYVYQEQITGQWVLRDELVSPDGEGGYFGGHSNALTDDWLFVGTPFDDSIAVNVGSVYVFRRDGPTDFVFHQKIDAPDPGRTPRFGSSIATEGNDLFIGGPTADGAFEAEGAVFHFELVDGLWVLRQEITHDDHPDRGDYFGSAISLHGDTLAVSAHLKRTPTTFGVVYVFERGVDGQWSQRARLIPETLSSPFGVAVATNGRRIVAGAENEGVEGSPLGAAHVFDLTCYLCPPDLDADGALTVFDFLLFFNLFDDGDAQADFDGDGELTIFDFLAFQTAFDAGCA; encoded by the coding sequence ATGGGACGACCTATCGCCATCCTGCCCTCCATCGCCTGCCTTGTGCTCATTTCGGGTTCGGCTTTCGCCCAGTGCGATATCGAGCGGCTGACGCCGCCGGTGGGGCCCAACGGTGGGGACTTTGGAAACCGAGTAGCCTTTCATGGCGAGAGCATACTCATCGCCGACCGTTCGGCGGCGACCTTGTGTCCGGTTGTTTTTGGATGCGGAACCGGGGCGGTGTATTTCTTCCAACTCGTCGCTGGTCAGTGGGAGCGCGTGCAGCGCATCTTGCCGGACGACGTCCAGGCCGGGGACTTCTATGGATCGTCCATGGACCTTCGCGACGACAGGCTCATCGTCGGTTCTTCGAGAGCTGATTTGGCCGGCCCGGAGACCGGCGGGGCATATATCTACGACTTCGACGGCGCGCAGTGGGTCGAGACCGGACGGATACCGTCGCCCAGGCCCCGGGCGTTCGCCGGGTTTGGCCGCCAGGTCGTCATCGAGGGCGGTGTCGCCCTCGTGCAGCAGGGAGGGACGCTGTATGTATACCAAGAGCAGATAACGGGCCAGTGGGTTCTCAGGGACGAGTTGGTGTCGCCCGATGGCGAGGGCGGCTACTTCGGCGGACACTCGAACGCCCTGACCGACGACTGGCTATTCGTGGGGACGCCATTTGACGACAGCATCGCCGTGAACGTGGGCTCGGTGTACGTCTTCCGGCGCGACGGGCCGACCGACTTCGTCTTCCACCAGAAGATCGATGCGCCCGATCCGGGCCGGACCCCGCGGTTCGGCTCGTCCATCGCGACCGAAGGCAACGACCTGTTCATTGGTGGTCCGACCGCCGATGGCGCTTTCGAGGCGGAGGGCGCAGTCTTTCACTTTGAACTGGTCGATGGGCTGTGGGTGTTGCGCCAGGAGATCACTCATGATGATCATCCGGACCGGGGCGACTACTTCGGCAGCGCAATCTCACTACACGGCGACACACTGGCCGTCAGCGCCCACCTGAAGCGCACGCCCACGACGTTCGGCGTGGTCTACGTCTTCGAGCGCGGCGTCGACGGCCAATGGTCACAGCGAGCCCGACTGATCCCTGAAACGCTCTCCTCGCCCTTCGGCGTTGCCGTCGCGACCAATGGTCGCCGGATCGTGGCCGGCGCGGAAAACGAGGGGGTTGAAGGTTCTCCGTTGGGTGCGGCCCACGTCTTTGATCTCACCTGCTACCTCTGCCCCCCCGACCTCGACGCCGACGGCGCGCTCACCGTCTTCGACTTCCTGCTCTTCTTCAACCTCTTCGACGACGGCGACGCCCAGGCCGACTTCGACGGCGACGGCGAGCTGACCATCTTCGACTTCCTGGCCTTCCAGACGGCCTTCGACGCGGGGTGCGCGTAA
- a CDS encoding MBL fold metallo-hydrolase, whose amino-acid sequence MASDDTPRRGFWRSARALARQWTPIVAERVRERTGLGAPSEPMAPAGSLPDRDQWEAATFGAFWFGQATSMLRVGNQTILTDPHFAEHAGVGLRGKPTGRRRSIALPATVDDLPPIDVLVLTHAHMDHWHTPTLRQLVRPTTTVVVPKHTRKLLPDRGRGFRHVIELRWQETEDLNGFSVTAWPCKHWGARYLIDRFRGYNAYVIEDDTRKLLFAGDTADTDAFDSLADESNPIDTAILGIGNSYEPWDAVHATPEQAAAMAQRMGAARLMPIHHSTFHDAVEPVGQPLERLKKIWSPRETICEGVGEVHLE is encoded by the coding sequence ATGGCATCCGACGACACGCCCCGCCGCGGTTTCTGGCGCTCGGCCCGGGCCCTGGCCCGCCAGTGGACGCCCATCGTCGCCGAGCGCGTCCGCGAGCGGACGGGCCTGGGCGCCCCCAGCGAGCCCATGGCCCCCGCGGGCTCGCTGCCCGACCGTGATCAATGGGAGGCGGCGACGTTCGGCGCCTTCTGGTTCGGCCAGGCGACGTCCATGCTGCGGGTCGGCAACCAGACGATCCTGACCGACCCCCACTTCGCCGAGCACGCCGGCGTCGGCCTGCGCGGCAAGCCGACGGGCCGCCGCCGCTCGATCGCCCTGCCCGCGACCGTCGACGACCTGCCGCCGATTGACGTTCTAGTCCTCACCCACGCCCACATGGACCACTGGCACACCCCGACCCTCCGCCAACTGGTCCGCCCCACCACCACCGTCGTCGTCCCCAAGCACACCCGCAAGCTGCTGCCCGATCGCGGCCGCGGCTTCAGGCACGTCATCGAGCTGCGCTGGCAGGAGACGGAAGATTTGAACGGCTTCAGCGTCACCGCCTGGCCCTGCAAGCACTGGGGCGCGCGGTACCTGATCGACCGCTTCCGCGGCTACAACGCGTACGTCATCGAGGACGACACCCGCAAGCTCCTCTTCGCCGGCGACACCGCGGATACCGACGCGTTCGATTCACTCGCGGACGAATCGAACCCCATCGACACCGCCATCCTGGGCATCGGCAACAGCTACGAGCCCTGGGACGCGGTGCACGCAACTCCTGAGCAGGCCGCCGCCATGGCCCAGCGCATGGGCGCCGCCCGCCTCATGCCCATCCACCACAGCACGTTTCATGACGCCGTGGAGCCGGTGGGCCAGCCGCTGGAGCGGCTCAAGAAGATCTGGTCGCCGCGCGAGACGATCTGCGAGGGCGTGGGCGAGGTGCACCTGGAGTAA
- the hppD gene encoding 4-hydroxyphenylpyruvate dioxygenase, with protein MTSAATSTSSSKVVDPLDLIDIDHVRFYVGNAKQAAVFYAQLFGFQVQQVSDLTTGSRRTADYLLTQGNIRLLLTTPLTPDDPINDELRAYGDGVKDVALTVADATAAYEQVLRNGGESAYEPVTYSDENGSVTMAGIKTYGRSVHSFVSREGAYALDKIKSGGEFAPGFRTYVNFALNDYNKQHPCGLRFVDHCVGNVEEGKMNHWVEWYEKVMGFAMFKHFDDADISTEYSALMSKVMASGNNLIKMPINEPAPGKKKSQILEYLEWHSMTPGVQHLALRTDDELHSVAELRRRGVDFLSLPDTYYELVWDRVNTMLTENGHEAVKEDHEKIKDLGILVDADDEGYLLQLFTKPLQDRPTLFFEIISRRGSQSFGKGNFKALFEALELEQEKRGNL; from the coding sequence ATGACCTCCGCCGCCACCAGCACCAGCTCGAGCAAGGTCGTCGACCCGCTCGACCTGATCGACATCGACCACGTCCGCTTCTACGTCGGCAACGCCAAGCAGGCGGCCGTCTTCTACGCCCAGCTCTTCGGCTTCCAGGTGCAGCAGGTCTCGGACCTGACCACCGGCAGCCGGCGCACGGCCGACTACCTGCTGACCCAGGGCAACATCCGTCTCCTTCTCACCACCCCGTTGACGCCCGATGACCCCATCAACGACGAGCTGCGGGCCTATGGCGACGGCGTGAAGGACGTGGCCCTCACCGTCGCCGACGCGACCGCCGCCTACGAGCAGGTGCTGCGCAACGGCGGCGAGAGCGCCTACGAGCCGGTGACCTACAGCGACGAGAACGGCTCGGTCACCATGGCGGGCATCAAGACCTACGGCCGCTCGGTGCACAGCTTCGTCAGCCGCGAGGGGGCGTACGCGCTCGACAAGATCAAGAGCGGCGGCGAGTTCGCCCCGGGCTTCCGCACGTACGTCAACTTCGCGCTCAACGACTACAACAAGCAGCATCCCTGCGGCTTGCGCTTCGTCGACCACTGCGTGGGCAACGTCGAAGAGGGCAAGATGAACCACTGGGTGGAGTGGTACGAGAAGGTGATGGGCTTCGCGATGTTCAAGCACTTCGACGACGCCGACATCTCGACCGAGTACAGCGCGCTCATGTCGAAGGTCATGGCCAGCGGCAACAACCTCATCAAGATGCCCATCAACGAGCCCGCCCCGGGCAAGAAGAAGAGCCAGATCCTCGAGTACCTGGAGTGGCACAGCATGACGCCGGGCGTGCAGCACCTGGCCCTGCGCACTGACGACGAGCTTCACTCGGTCGCCGAGCTTCGCCGCCGCGGCGTGGACTTCCTGAGCCTGCCGGACACCTACTACGAGCTGGTCTGGGACCGCGTGAACACCATGCTCACCGAGAACGGCCACGAGGCGGTGAAGGAAGACCACGAGAAGATCAAGGACCTGGGCATCCTGGTGGACGCCGACGACGAGGGGTACCTGCTGCAGCTGTTCACCAAGCCGCTCCAGGACCGCCCGACCCTGTTCTTCGAGATCATCAGCCGCAGGGGTTCGCAGAGCTTCGGCAAGGGCAACTTCAAGGCGCTGTTCGAGGCGTTGGAGCTGGAGCAGGAGAAGCGGGGGAATCTGTAG
- a CDS encoding methyltransferase domain-containing protein has translation MKTTSAKKSISKLAFLHWPLMDYRTSVDLTEPNEGLTEHIGSARYSLRLQRYWWAARAIQDGAREAARQGREYVVVDLGCERGWMKRFTEGEDGAPTNIRWIGLDGNLDHPSLVASKYDQTHACDFLKALPVDDNTADAVVCLHVFEHLKDVEGPAREVARILKPGGVFLAGTPVGPTPIAKVRTKQLIERDRRGRNRHWGHVRKFCPAAWRTLCQHAGLEIEMMTGSHAIRQTRSPLENHGWWIRLNQLWGALFPSLGQEVYLAARKPAAGERVHNPGPLARFWGYADWALPLAAVIVLMVLPLLIVLD, from the coding sequence ATGAAAACCACCTCCGCGAAGAAGTCCATCTCCAAGCTCGCCTTCCTTCACTGGCCGCTGATGGACTACCGCACCAGCGTCGACCTCACCGAGCCCAACGAGGGCCTCACCGAGCACATCGGAAGCGCGCGGTACAGCCTGCGGCTGCAGCGCTACTGGTGGGCGGCCCGGGCCATCCAGGACGGCGCCCGCGAGGCCGCCAGGCAGGGGCGCGAGTACGTCGTGGTCGACCTGGGCTGCGAGCGCGGGTGGATGAAGCGGTTCACCGAGGGTGAAGACGGCGCACCGACGAACATCCGCTGGATCGGCCTGGACGGCAACCTCGACCACCCCTCGCTGGTGGCCTCCAAGTACGACCAGACCCACGCGTGCGACTTCCTCAAGGCGCTGCCCGTTGACGACAACACCGCCGACGCGGTCGTGTGCCTGCACGTGTTCGAGCACCTCAAGGACGTCGAGGGCCCGGCCAGGGAAGTCGCGCGCATCCTGAAGCCCGGCGGTGTGTTTCTGGCGGGGACGCCCGTCGGCCCCACGCCCATCGCGAAGGTGCGCACGAAGCAACTCATCGAGCGCGACCGCCGGGGCCGCAACCGCCACTGGGGCCACGTGCGCAAGTTCTGCCCCGCCGCCTGGCGCACGCTGTGCCAGCACGCGGGGCTCGAGATCGAGATGATGACCGGCTCGCATGCGATCCGGCAGACCAGGAGCCCGCTGGAGAACCACGGCTGGTGGATCCGCCTGAACCAGCTCTGGGGCGCACTCTTTCCCAGCCTCGGGCAAGAGGTCTACCTGGCGGCGCGCAAGCCGGCCGCGGGCGAGCGGGTCCACAACCCCGGCCCCCTGGCGCGGTTCTGGGGCTACGCCGACTGGGCCCTGCCCCTGGCTGCGGTGATCGTGCTGATGGTGCTGCCGCTGTTGATCGTGCTGGACTGA
- a CDS encoding PhoU domain-containing protein — MPNSFADRLDALAARIIDQGELVLQMVEGGFDHLFAPGQDGLDALKAAEDAVDAADVGIEKAAVTLLGDATDVVEGPAARGGVDRLPDADLRRLLTIVKVNNELERIADAALACATLGQRLADAGSSPPTTFRVLTNSVVGIVRDAMRAMGSRDARLARVVLQSDEAVEAFKAALMRECEAKLRGGDLDATAAFLLLEIATTTHAIAEHAANIAEQLLYLYTGTIVRHVEGRWQEVEVGGEAMQRRRDEETK, encoded by the coding sequence ATGCCCAATAGCTTCGCCGATCGCCTGGACGCCCTGGCCGCCCGCATCATCGATCAGGGCGAGCTCGTGCTGCAGATGGTCGAGGGAGGCTTCGACCACCTCTTCGCCCCCGGCCAGGACGGGCTGGACGCCCTCAAGGCCGCCGAGGATGCGGTCGACGCGGCCGACGTGGGCATCGAGAAGGCCGCCGTCACGCTGCTGGGCGACGCGACCGACGTGGTCGAGGGGCCAGCCGCCCGCGGCGGGGTCGATCGCCTGCCCGACGCCGACCTTCGCCGGCTGCTGACCATCGTGAAGGTCAACAACGAGCTGGAGCGCATCGCCGACGCGGCGCTCGCCTGCGCCACGCTGGGCCAGCGATTGGCCGACGCCGGTTCTTCACCCCCCACGACCTTCCGCGTGCTGACCAACAGCGTGGTGGGCATCGTGCGCGACGCGATGCGGGCGATGGGCTCGCGCGATGCGCGGCTGGCCAGGGTCGTGCTGCAGAGCGACGAGGCGGTCGAGGCCTTCAAGGCCGCCCTCATGCGCGAGTGCGAGGCCAAGCTGCGCGGGGGCGACCTGGACGCCACCGCCGCGTTCCTCCTTCTCGAGATCGCAACCACGACCCACGCCATCGCCGAGCACGCGGCCAACATCGCCGAGCAACTGCTCTACCTCTACACCGGCACGATCGTGCGTCACGTGGAGGGCCGGTGGCAGGAGGTTGAGGTTGGGGGAGAAGCAATGCAGAGACGAAGAGACGAAGAAACGAAGTGA
- the eno gene encoding phosphopyruvate hydratase: MNEFCVDSLSARWVLDSRGNPTVRVAVELAGGAVGVAMVPSGASTGEHEAVELRDGDRSVFGGKGVSAAVRNVGEKLAPAIIGLDARDQASLDHAMLAADGTANKGSVGANAILGVSLAAAHAVAAEAGLPLYRSVGGAGGRTLPVPMLNVINGGKHADNNLDFQEFMVQPWGFDDFETALRAGVEIYHALRGLLHEAGLSTAVGDEGGFAPDFKSAEEALQYLEKATKKAGYSWGQQIFIALDPAASELANEAKKDKKEGYKRFKSDQAIITSDELIDTWATWCDNYPVRSIEDGLDENDWAGWKKLTERLGSKVQLVGDDLFVTNIKFLQRGLNEGCANAILVKPNQIGTLSETLEAVDLARRNGYGAVMSHRSGETEDSTIADLAVATNCGQIKTGAPCRSDRNAKYNRLLVIAQELGSSALFAGQPAGKA, encoded by the coding sequence ATGAACGAGTTCTGCGTCGACAGCCTGAGCGCCCGTTGGGTGCTCGATTCGCGTGGCAACCCCACCGTCCGCGTCGCCGTCGAGCTGGCCGGCGGGGCGGTTGGGGTGGCGATGGTCCCCAGCGGGGCCAGCACGGGCGAGCACGAGGCCGTGGAACTCCGCGACGGCGACCGGAGCGTCTTCGGGGGCAAGGGCGTCAGCGCCGCGGTCCGCAACGTGGGGGAGAAGCTCGCCCCGGCGATCATCGGCCTGGACGCCCGCGACCAGGCGTCGCTGGACCACGCCATGCTCGCCGCCGACGGCACGGCCAACAAGGGCTCGGTGGGGGCCAACGCCATCCTGGGCGTCTCGCTGGCGGCGGCCCACGCCGTGGCGGCCGAGGCGGGGCTTCCCCTGTACCGCTCGGTGGGCGGGGCGGGCGGGCGCACGCTGCCTGTGCCCATGCTCAACGTCATCAACGGCGGCAAGCACGCCGACAACAACCTGGACTTCCAGGAGTTCATGGTCCAGCCCTGGGGCTTTGACGACTTCGAGACGGCGCTCCGCGCGGGCGTGGAGATCTACCACGCGCTCAGGGGGCTCTTGCACGAGGCCGGCCTGAGCACGGCGGTGGGCGATGAGGGCGGCTTCGCGCCCGACTTCAAGAGCGCCGAGGAGGCGCTGCAGTACCTCGAGAAGGCCACCAAGAAGGCCGGGTATTCGTGGGGCCAGCAAATCTTCATCGCCCTGGACCCCGCCGCCAGCGAACTGGCAAACGAGGCGAAGAAGGACAAGAAGGAAGGCTACAAGCGGTTCAAGAGCGACCAGGCGATCATCACCAGCGACGAACTCATCGACACCTGGGCAACCTGGTGCGACAACTACCCGGTGCGGAGCATCGAGGACGGCCTGGACGAGAACGACTGGGCCGGCTGGAAGAAGCTGACCGAGCGGCTGGGTAGCAAGGTCCAACTCGTGGGCGACGACCTGTTTGTCACGAACATCAAGTTCCTCCAGCGCGGATTGAACGAGGGCTGCGCCAACGCGATACTGGTCAAGCCCAACCAGATCGGCACGCTCAGCGAGACCCTCGAGGCAGTCGATCTGGCGAGGCGCAACGGCTACGGGGCCGTGATGAGCCACCGATCGGGCGAGACCGAGGACAGCACCATCGCCGACCTGGCCGTGGCCACCAACTGCGGGCAGATTAAGACCGGCGCCCCCTGCCGTAGCGATCGCAACGCCAAGTACAACCGGCTGCTGGTGATCGCGCAGGAGCTGGGAAGCAGCGCGCTCTTCGCCGGACAGCCCGCCGGGAAAGCATAA
- a CDS encoding NUDIX hydrolase has protein sequence MGGSDTTPQPIDTRVIYEGKKFNVELLTLPGDGDATREMAVVRHGGACAILPILTEATEHDCATLIMIRNQRPAVGGTLWEIPAGTIDPGEEPMACAGRELIEETGYEAATLEPAGRFYTTPGMTDEVMHVFIARGLTHVGQDLDEGEHIEVHEVKADEALRMIEDGRLQDAKSVIPIVRAHAAGLLGGRE, from the coding sequence GTGGGCGGGTCCGACACAACGCCGCAGCCCATCGACACCCGGGTCATCTACGAGGGCAAGAAGTTCAACGTCGAGTTGTTGACGCTGCCCGGCGATGGCGATGCCACGCGCGAGATGGCGGTCGTCCGCCACGGCGGGGCCTGCGCCATCCTGCCGATCCTCACCGAGGCGACCGAGCACGATTGCGCCACGCTGATCATGATCCGCAACCAGCGGCCGGCCGTGGGCGGCACGCTCTGGGAGATCCCCGCTGGCACGATCGACCCCGGCGAGGAGCCAATGGCCTGCGCCGGGCGCGAATTGATCGAAGAAACCGGATACGAGGCTGCAACATTGGAGCCCGCCGGCCGGTTCTACACCACGCCGGGCATGACCGACGAGGTGATGCACGTGTTCATCGCCCGGGGCCTGACCCACGTGGGCCAGGACCTGGACGAGGGCGAGCACATCGAGGTCCATGAAGTGAAGGCCGACGAGGCGCTGCGGATGATCGAGGACGGCCGATTGCAGGACGCCAAGAGCGTGATCCCCATCGTACGGGCCCATGCGGCGGGCCTGCTGGGGGGGCGCGAGTGA
- a CDS encoding rhomboid family intramembrane serine protease, with the protein MCTLVIAVNVIIELVKYVAPGVWQAFFIWGHFSTTEAIFHLGFWRFLTFQFLHGSLLHLAFNMLGIWFLGRLVEDQLGPKKFLAFYLVCGIFGGLMYLLLNLLGGVLGLRVPGLLMNDPATPLIGASAGVFGVVMACAYIAPNATVQLLFPPIPMKMKTFAYGFVALALLMLLLGSNNAGGEAAHLGGAIAGFYFIRNTHHLIDFFDVLGDSRKPKTPKRGRTPRGGGGASQAEVDRVLEKVQASGLGSLTDAERATLRQATDRQRHG; encoded by the coding sequence ATGTGCACGCTCGTCATCGCGGTGAACGTGATCATCGAACTGGTGAAGTACGTCGCCCCCGGCGTGTGGCAGGCGTTCTTCATCTGGGGCCACTTCTCGACGACCGAGGCCATCTTCCACCTGGGCTTCTGGCGGTTCCTGACGTTCCAGTTCCTCCACGGCAGCCTGCTCCACCTGGCCTTCAACATGCTGGGCATCTGGTTCCTCGGCCGGCTCGTGGAAGACCAACTCGGGCCCAAGAAGTTCCTGGCCTTCTATCTGGTGTGCGGCATCTTCGGCGGGCTGATGTACCTGCTGCTGAACCTGCTCGGGGGGGTGCTGGGGCTCCGCGTGCCCGGCCTGCTCATGAACGACCCGGCCACCCCGCTCATCGGCGCTTCGGCCGGCGTCTTCGGCGTGGTCATGGCCTGTGCATACATCGCGCCCAATGCCACTGTGCAGTTGCTGTTCCCGCCCATCCCGATGAAGATGAAGACGTTTGCCTATGGCTTCGTGGCCCTGGCATTGCTCATGCTGCTGCTGGGCAGCAACAACGCCGGGGGCGAGGCGGCCCACCTGGGCGGCGCCATCGCAGGCTTCTACTTCATCCGCAACACGCATCACCTCATCGACTTCTTCGATGTGCTGGGCGATTCGCGCAAGCCCAAGACACCCAAGCGGGGCCGCACGCCCAGGGGCGGTGGCGGTGCGAGCCAGGCCGAGGTCGATCGCGTGCTCGAGAAGGTCCAGGCTTCGGGCCTGGGCAGCCTGACCGACGCAGAGCGGGCCACGCTCCGCCAGGCGACCGACCGGCAGCGCCACGGCTAG
- the tgt gene encoding tRNA guanosine(34) transglycosylase Tgt has translation MAITFDISQRSRVTAGRVGTVTTPHGTFDTPAFMTVGTRATVRGVTNEQLRQVGAQVVLNNAYHLWLRPGPELIDRMGGTHRFMGWDGPILTDSGGYQAYSMADTNAIDEDGVTFRSIIDGRKLRMTPEVSMEIQNKIGADIIMAFDDCPPAVDLGEGPVSQTRLKLQAAHERDRIKGNYDHAQRLKTANERTIRWLERCKQAHARSDAQALFGIVQGGTDEDARRWSAERVTGVDLPGYAIGGVSVGETSEDIARIVRFTAPLLPEAKPRYLMGVGYPRDIVAAVCAGVDMFDCVLPGRNGRNANAFVPEGQIRLRNAKFAEDPEPLEPGCDCPACQPTAGRPASRAYIRHLFMSQEMLGPILVSLHNLRFFQRLMGELRKTIASDDWAAFAVRWPGAASGIPQAAYHAPRVGPSGVGEE, from the coding sequence ATGGCCATCACCTTCGACATCTCGCAGCGCAGCCGCGTGACGGCCGGCCGGGTGGGGACGGTCACCACGCCCCACGGCACGTTCGACACGCCTGCGTTCATGACCGTCGGCACGCGCGCCACCGTGCGCGGCGTGACAAACGAGCAACTGCGTCAGGTGGGGGCGCAGGTCGTGCTGAACAACGCCTACCACCTCTGGCTGCGGCCCGGTCCCGAACTCATCGACCGCATGGGCGGTACACACCGCTTCATGGGCTGGGACGGTCCGATCCTGACCGACTCGGGCGGCTACCAGGCGTATTCGATGGCCGACACCAACGCCATCGACGAGGACGGCGTGACCTTCCGGTCGATCATCGATGGGCGCAAGCTGCGGATGACGCCCGAGGTGTCGATGGAGATCCAGAACAAGATCGGCGCCGACATCATCATGGCCTTCGATGATTGCCCCCCGGCGGTCGATCTTGGGGAGGGCCCGGTTTCGCAGACACGCCTGAAGCTCCAGGCCGCCCACGAGCGCGACCGCATCAAGGGTAACTACGACCATGCCCAGCGGCTTAAGACCGCCAACGAGCGGACCATTCGCTGGCTCGAGCGTTGCAAGCAGGCCCACGCCAGGTCTGACGCCCAGGCCCTCTTCGGCATCGTCCAGGGCGGCACCGACGAGGACGCCCGCCGCTGGTCGGCAGAGCGCGTGACGGGCGTGGACCTGCCCGGCTACGCCATCGGCGGGGTCAGCGTAGGGGAAACCAGCGAAGACATCGCCCGCATCGTGCGCTTCACTGCGCCGCTGCTGCCCGAGGCCAAGCCTCGATACCTCATGGGCGTGGGCTACCCCCGGGACATCGTCGCCGCCGTGTGCGCGGGCGTGGACATGTTCGATTGCGTGCTGCCGGGCAGGAATGGGCGCAACGCCAATGCATTCGTGCCCGAGGGCCAGATCCGGCTGCGGAACGCAAAGTTTGCCGAGGATCCCGAGCCCCTGGAGCCCGGCTGCGATTGCCCCGCCTGCCAGCCCACCGCCGGGCGGCCCGCGAGCCGGGCATATATCAGGCATTTGTTCATGTCTCAGGAGATGCTCGGGCCGATCCTGGTGTCGCTGCACAACCTGAGGTTCTTCCAGCGGCTGATGGGCGAGCTGCGAAAGACCATCGCCAGCGACGATTGGGCCGCCTTCGCGGTTCGCTGGCCCGGTGCGGCGTCGGGCATCCCGCAGGCCGCTTACCATGCCCCCCGCGTCGGCCCGTCCGGCGTTGGTGAGGAATGA